From a region of the Mycobacteroides saopaulense genome:
- a CDS encoding DUF3159 domain-containing protein — protein sequence MPETPSHEPDGSGGAHVGSDTADGPQLRFSVPGTKPEEPGSSPLHEMWHQAGGWQGVVYSSIPVIVFVVAVSISSLIPAIVAALAAATLVLIWRLVRHESLQPAISGFISVGISALIAYLLGEAKGYFLIGIWANFFWGTVFLVSVIIRRPIVGYAYSWATGGDMSWRGNRRILTAFDIATVAWILLFAVRFIVQEWLYLAGNTAWLGGAKIAMGWPLTAVGALVTLLVIRYVRRHTEQAPEPEPTA from the coding sequence GTGCCAGAGACCCCATCGCACGAGCCCGACGGCTCGGGCGGCGCGCATGTCGGTTCGGACACCGCGGACGGCCCGCAGCTGAGATTCAGCGTGCCCGGCACCAAACCCGAAGAGCCGGGAAGTTCTCCGCTGCACGAGATGTGGCATCAGGCCGGGGGATGGCAGGGCGTCGTCTACTCGTCGATTCCGGTGATCGTGTTCGTCGTCGCGGTCAGCATCTCCTCGCTGATCCCCGCGATCGTCGCGGCCCTGGCGGCCGCAACGCTGGTCCTGATCTGGCGACTGGTGCGGCATGAGTCGCTGCAGCCGGCGATATCGGGATTCATCAGCGTCGGTATCAGCGCGCTGATCGCGTATCTGCTCGGAGAGGCCAAGGGCTACTTCCTCATTGGCATCTGGGCCAACTTCTTCTGGGGCACCGTGTTCCTGGTGTCGGTCATCATCCGCCGCCCGATAGTCGGCTACGCGTACAGCTGGGCCACCGGGGGCGACATGTCGTGGCGCGGCAATCGGCGCATCTTGACGGCCTTCGATATCGCGACGGTGGCGTGGATCCTGTTGTTCGCCGTCCGATTCATCGTGCAAGAGTGGCTCTATCTGGCCGGCAACACGGCCTGGCTCGGTGGTGCCAAGATCGCGATGGGCTGGCCGCTGACGGCCGTCGGTGCACTGGTCACCCTGCTGGTGATCCGCTATGTGCGCCGTCACACCGAACAAGCGCCCGAGCCGGAGCCGACCGCCTAA
- a CDS encoding potassium channel family protein: MRVVVMGCGRVGAALAGGLARIGHEVAIIDKEASAFNRLGPEFSGERIVGMGFDRDVLLRAGIERAQAFAAVSSGDNSNIISARAARETFGVERVVARIYDAKRAAVYERLGIPTVATVPWTTDRLLHALTRESDTTKWRDPSGSVVVTELALHEDWIGKRITALEAATGARAAFIIRFGTGVLPDAKTVIQDSDEVYVSAVSGRAAEAMAIAAQPPGEDADDDHTGGAR, encoded by the coding sequence GTGCGAGTAGTGGTGATGGGCTGCGGGCGCGTGGGCGCCGCGCTGGCCGGCGGCCTGGCCAGGATCGGCCATGAGGTGGCGATCATCGACAAGGAAGCCTCGGCGTTCAACCGGCTCGGTCCCGAATTCAGTGGCGAACGCATCGTCGGCATGGGTTTTGACCGAGACGTCCTGCTGCGTGCCGGGATCGAGCGGGCACAGGCCTTTGCGGCGGTCTCCTCCGGTGACAACTCGAACATCATCTCGGCCCGGGCGGCTCGGGAGACCTTCGGTGTCGAGCGGGTGGTGGCCCGTATCTACGACGCGAAGCGCGCCGCCGTCTACGAGCGGCTCGGCATTCCCACCGTCGCGACGGTGCCGTGGACCACCGATCGCCTGCTGCACGCTCTTACGCGCGAAAGCGACACCACCAAATGGCGTGACCCCTCCGGCTCGGTTGTGGTCACCGAGCTGGCGCTGCACGAAGATTGGATCGGCAAGCGCATCACCGCGCTGGAGGCCGCCACCGGCGCCCGGGCCGCCTTCATCATCCGATTCGGCACCGGTGTGCTCCCCGACGCCAAGACGGTGATCCAGGACAGCGACGAGGTGTACGTCTCCGCGGTGTCGGGACGAGCCGCCGAGGCCATGGCCATCGCGGCACAGCCTCCCGGTGAGGACGCCGACGACGATCACACCGGGGGTGCCCGATGA
- a CDS encoding DUF3710 domain-containing protein yields the protein MALHRSGGLNDLDDAADASASGSDETFDGPYEIEDFDSAEDAGVGRLDLGSVLIPVPETGQIQVELTAAGAPGAVFVLTPNGRYSVAAYAAPKSAGLWREIAGELAESLRKEAAEVSIADGPWGREVVGVAEGGSVRFIGVDGYRWMIRCVLQGPAETFDALAEEAREAVADTVVRRDDSPYPVRTPLPVALPEPMLEQLQQAQAQAMAQAEAEAVVAEPDPQDDPTPVARRSVSGSAMQQLRSTITGG from the coding sequence ATGGCTTTACACCGCAGTGGTGGTCTCAACGACCTGGACGACGCGGCGGACGCCTCCGCGTCGGGATCAGACGAAACGTTTGACGGCCCATATGAAATCGAGGACTTCGACAGTGCCGAGGACGCCGGAGTCGGGCGTTTGGATCTGGGTTCGGTGCTCATCCCGGTGCCCGAAACCGGGCAGATTCAGGTCGAGCTGACCGCGGCGGGTGCTCCCGGTGCGGTCTTTGTGCTGACGCCCAACGGGCGTTACTCGGTGGCCGCCTACGCGGCTCCGAAATCTGCCGGTCTCTGGCGCGAGATCGCCGGCGAGCTGGCTGAGTCGCTGCGCAAGGAAGCCGCCGAGGTCTCCATTGCCGACGGTCCGTGGGGTCGTGAGGTCGTGGGAGTCGCCGAGGGCGGCTCCGTGCGCTTCATCGGCGTGGACGGCTACCGCTGGATGATCCGTTGCGTGCTGCAGGGCCCGGCCGAAACCTTCGACGCCCTGGCCGAGGAGGCGCGCGAGGCGGTGGCCGATACCGTCGTGCGGCGCGATGACAGCCCGTACCCGGTGCGGACCCCGCTGCCGGTCGCCCTGCCGGAACCGATGCTGGAGCAGTTGCAGCAGGCACAGGCGCAGGCGATGGCCCAGGCGGAGGCCGAGGCCGTCGTGGCGGAACCCGATCCGCAGGATGATCCGACGCCCGTGGCCCGCCGCAGCGTCTCCGGGTCGGCCATGCAGCAGCTGCGTTCCACCATCACCGGCGGCTAG
- the nhaA gene encoding Na+/H+ antiporter NhaA, with amino-acid sequence MRLSQRVFTRGSWAESSRVAEILRKETVGGVLLVVAALAALLWANSPWSSWYYRLGAITLGPERLHLNLTLAGWATDGLLAIFFFVVGVELKREFVAGDLRDPGRAALPIVAAVGGMLVPAAVYLAVNASGEGAAMRGWAIPTATDIAFALAVLAVISTHLPSALRTFLLTLAVVDDLLAVIVIAVFYTDELHWGPLGLALIPLGLFALAVQRRRREWWLLVPLAVATWALVHASGVHATVAGVLLGFAVPVLRRDGRTDVHGMAERFEHRLRPLSAGVAVPVFAFFAAGVTLGGFTGLGQALLDPVALGVVLGLLVGKPVGVFLTTYLLARFTRASLDDDLSWLDIAGVALLAGIGFTVSLLIGELAFGAAESATSGLGAETASHVKVGVLTGSLTSAAVASVVLRLRNRAYRRIEAKESLDADHDGVPDVFGSAPSDRI; translated from the coding sequence ATGCGACTCAGCCAGCGCGTCTTCACCCGCGGATCGTGGGCGGAGTCGTCGCGCGTCGCCGAGATTCTGCGCAAGGAAACCGTCGGCGGCGTGCTCTTGGTGGTGGCGGCCCTGGCGGCACTGCTCTGGGCCAATTCGCCGTGGAGCTCCTGGTACTACCGGTTGGGGGCCATCACGCTCGGGCCGGAGCGGCTGCATCTGAACTTGACGCTGGCGGGCTGGGCCACCGATGGATTGCTCGCGATCTTCTTCTTCGTCGTGGGTGTGGAACTCAAACGCGAATTCGTGGCGGGCGACCTGCGGGACCCGGGCCGAGCCGCGTTGCCGATCGTCGCGGCGGTGGGCGGCATGCTCGTCCCGGCCGCGGTCTATCTCGCGGTCAACGCGTCCGGTGAAGGGGCCGCGATGCGAGGGTGGGCGATCCCCACGGCCACCGACATCGCCTTCGCGCTCGCCGTGCTCGCCGTGATTTCAACCCACCTTCCCTCGGCACTGCGTACCTTCCTGCTCACCCTTGCGGTGGTGGACGATCTGCTGGCGGTCATCGTCATCGCCGTCTTCTACACCGATGAGCTGCACTGGGGGCCGCTGGGGCTGGCATTGATCCCACTCGGGCTGTTCGCGCTGGCGGTGCAGCGCCGCCGACGGGAATGGTGGTTGTTGGTGCCGCTGGCGGTGGCCACCTGGGCGCTGGTGCACGCCTCGGGTGTGCACGCCACCGTGGCGGGGGTGCTGTTGGGATTCGCCGTTCCCGTCCTGCGGCGCGACGGCCGCACCGATGTGCACGGGATGGCCGAACGATTCGAGCATCGCCTGCGGCCGCTGTCGGCCGGTGTCGCGGTTCCGGTGTTCGCCTTCTTCGCCGCAGGCGTGACCCTGGGCGGCTTCACGGGGCTGGGCCAGGCGCTGCTCGACCCGGTGGCGCTGGGGGTGGTCCTGGGCCTGCTGGTCGGCAAACCGGTCGGAGTCTTCCTCACCACCTACCTGCTGGCACGGTTCACCAGGGCCAGCCTCGACGACGACCTGAGTTGGCTCGATATCGCCGGGGTGGCATTGCTCGCCGGGATCGGCTTCACGGTCTCCCTGCTCATCGGCGAACTGGCGTTTGGAGCCGCGGAGTCGGCGACATCCGGGTTGGGCGCGGAAACCGCGTCTCACGTCAAGGTGGGTGTGCTGACGGGCTCGTTGACGTCGGCGGCGGTGGCCTCGGTGGTGCTGCGGTTGCGGAACCGGGCGTACCGGCGCATCGAGGCTAAAGAGAGCCTCGATGCCGACCACGACGGAGTGCCGGATGTTTTTGGCTCTGCTCCAAGCGACCGAATCTGA
- a CDS encoding alpha/beta hydrolase family protein produces the protein MPGTGSDDNFVSRAFGPALAAAGATLIAVRPEPNDLVNGYVRALDRAALRGPIVVGGVSIGTAVALTWALQNPGATVAVLATMPAWTGAPENSPASVSARVTAESLRTDGLAAVTAAMQASSPGWLAAELTRSWAVQWPGLPRAMQEVSAFVNPSADDIRGLTVPLALAAATDDPIHPLTVAQDWANWAPRAALRTFSLDQLGADPTCLGRACVGALSDI, from the coding sequence ATGCCCGGCACGGGCTCCGACGACAACTTCGTCAGCAGGGCCTTCGGGCCCGCCCTCGCCGCGGCGGGGGCCACCCTGATTGCCGTGCGCCCAGAACCGAACGACCTGGTCAACGGCTATGTACGGGCGCTCGACCGGGCCGCCCTGCGCGGTCCCATCGTGGTCGGCGGAGTATCGATCGGCACCGCGGTGGCGCTGACATGGGCCTTGCAGAACCCCGGGGCGACGGTGGCCGTGCTGGCGACGATGCCCGCGTGGACCGGGGCACCGGAGAACTCGCCTGCCTCGGTGTCGGCCCGGGTGACCGCCGAATCCCTGCGGACCGACGGATTGGCAGCGGTGACCGCCGCCATGCAGGCCAGCAGCCCCGGCTGGCTGGCCGCCGAGCTCACCCGATCATGGGCCGTCCAGTGGCCGGGCCTCCCCCGTGCCATGCAAGAGGTTTCCGCGTTCGTGAATCCCTCCGCCGACGACATCCGCGGACTGACCGTGCCCTTGGCCCTGGCCGCGGCCACCGACGATCCGATCCATCCGCTCACGGTGGCCCAGGATTGGGCGAACTGGGCGCCGCGTGCGGCGTTGCGCACTTTCAGCCTGGATCAGCTGGGCGCCGACCCGACCTGTCTGGGGCGGGCGTGTGTCGGCGCGCTGAGCGACATCTGA
- a CDS encoding NmrA family NAD(P)-binding protein, which produces MTILVTGATGNVGRPLVDLLAAAGAEVRAVTRHPEHASFPPQVTSVASARAGLDGATAVFLNSRALGEDLDDFVNHAAHVGVTRLVALSAINCEDDFSRQPSRFRGDRNKEVEQRAVDSGLQWVSLRPTVFASNFLGMWGAQLQAGDVIRGPHAAASAAPIADSDIAEVAARALLTDELLGQRIPLTGPQAFTNADLAAVLGDVLGRPLEYQQVSDDLVRQHFGRLGFPVEFADAYLAMQAATVTEPAVVTHEVDRILGRPAETFASWANRFRTRFTPAEFAAQKG; this is translated from the coding sequence ATGACAATTCTCGTCACCGGCGCAACAGGCAACGTGGGCCGTCCTCTTGTCGATCTACTGGCCGCGGCGGGGGCCGAGGTCCGCGCGGTCACCCGGCATCCAGAACATGCGAGCTTTCCACCACAGGTCACCTCCGTTGCGTCGGCCCGGGCCGGGCTGGACGGCGCCACGGCCGTCTTCCTGAATTCGCGCGCATTGGGAGAAGATCTCGACGATTTTGTGAATCATGCCGCACACGTTGGCGTTACACGCCTGGTTGCACTCTCGGCCATCAACTGCGAGGACGACTTCTCCCGTCAACCGTCCCGCTTCCGCGGTGACCGCAACAAGGAGGTGGAGCAGCGCGCCGTCGATTCCGGGCTGCAGTGGGTGAGCCTGCGTCCGACGGTCTTCGCCTCCAACTTCCTGGGCATGTGGGGCGCGCAGCTCCAGGCGGGCGATGTCATCCGCGGACCGCACGCAGCAGCGTCGGCCGCTCCGATCGCCGACAGCGACATCGCCGAGGTCGCGGCCCGGGCCCTGCTCACCGACGAGCTCCTCGGCCAGCGCATCCCGCTGACCGGCCCGCAGGCTTTCACCAACGCCGACCTGGCCGCAGTGCTCGGCGACGTCCTGGGCAGGCCACTGGAATACCAGCAGGTCTCCGATGACCTCGTGCGCCAGCACTTCGGCCGCCTGGGATTTCCCGTCGAGTTCGCCGACGCGTATCTGGCGATGCAGGCGGCCACCGTCACCGAGCCGGCCGTCGTCACCCACGAAGTAGATCGGATACTCGGACGCCCCGCCGAGACGTTTGCATCCTGGGCCAACAGGTTCCGGACCCGATTCACTCCCGCCGAGTTCGCGGCGCAGAAGGGATGA
- a CDS encoding OB-fold nucleic acid binding domain-containing protein — MATTGGYLRRLTRRLTEDLEQVDAEKIGDDAAATGAQRVIDCQRGQEVTMCGTLRTVETNSKGCVAGVKAELFDGTDTVTLVWLGQRRIPGIESGRTLLVRGRLGKLENGGKVIHNPYYEIQR; from the coding sequence GTGGCTACCACCGGCGGTTATCTGCGTCGACTTACCCGTCGACTGACAGAGGACCTGGAGCAAGTAGACGCCGAGAAAATCGGTGACGACGCCGCCGCCACCGGTGCTCAGCGCGTCATTGATTGTCAACGCGGCCAAGAAGTCACCATGTGCGGCACGTTGCGCACCGTGGAGACCAATTCCAAGGGCTGTGTGGCCGGCGTGAAGGCCGAGCTGTTCGACGGCACCGACACCGTGACCCTCGTCTGGCTGGGCCAGCGCCGCATCCCCGGTATCGAGTCGGGCCGCACCCTGCTGGTTCGCGGTCGCCTGGGCAAGCTCGAGAACGGCGGCAAGGTGATTCACAACCCGTACTACGAAATCCAGCGCTAA
- a CDS encoding class I SAM-dependent RNA methyltransferase, whose protein sequence is MTVGDILEVQTGGPANGGSVVARHDGRVIFVRYALPGERVRVQITDDRQASFWHGSAIEVLDPSPHRIDPLCPIAHGSGESGCCDLSFVDPAYLRELKGDVVSQQLARLGKYEWQGAAEPIGTGDPTGWRTRVRLDVDALGRPGFHRYHSDELVTDLRCAQVVPGLLDGLDEPELGSEGPLHAVIDDQGRRHVLRGRTIVEGEDVAVQKVGDRHWLVPVTAFWQAHRDAANTYSRLVSEWSELEPGMRAWDLYGGVGVFAAALGEAVGRTGSVVSVDTSRPAFRSAKGALGDLRQITMICGSVRNAMRDLGEADVAVLDPPRAGAGREIIEKIAAANVPRVIHIGCEAAAFARDVGLYLQRGYQVRELRVFDAFPLTHHIESFALLTR, encoded by the coding sequence ATGACGGTTGGCGACATCCTGGAGGTCCAGACCGGTGGACCTGCGAACGGGGGCAGTGTGGTGGCCCGGCACGACGGGCGCGTCATTTTCGTCCGATATGCGCTGCCCGGCGAGCGGGTGCGTGTCCAGATCACCGACGATCGGCAGGCCAGCTTCTGGCATGGGTCGGCGATCGAGGTGCTTGATCCCTCACCGCACCGCATCGATCCGCTGTGTCCCATCGCCCACGGCAGCGGCGAGTCTGGCTGCTGTGATTTATCTTTCGTCGATCCCGCGTATCTACGGGAGCTCAAGGGCGACGTGGTGAGTCAGCAGTTGGCACGGCTGGGCAAGTATGAGTGGCAGGGCGCCGCCGAGCCGATCGGAACCGGCGATCCCACCGGTTGGCGTACCCGGGTACGTCTGGACGTCGACGCCTTGGGTCGGCCGGGTTTCCATCGGTATCACAGTGACGAGTTGGTGACCGATCTGCGCTGCGCGCAGGTGGTGCCGGGGTTGCTCGATGGACTGGACGAACCCGAACTAGGTTCCGAAGGTCCGCTGCACGCCGTGATAGACGATCAGGGACGCCGACATGTGTTGCGCGGACGCACGATTGTCGAGGGCGAGGACGTCGCGGTGCAGAAGGTGGGGGACCGGCACTGGCTGGTACCGGTTACCGCGTTCTGGCAGGCGCACCGTGACGCCGCGAACACCTACAGCCGACTGGTCTCCGAATGGTCCGAACTGGAGCCGGGCATGCGCGCGTGGGATTTGTACGGCGGTGTCGGGGTTTTCGCCGCGGCGCTGGGAGAAGCCGTGGGCCGTACCGGAAGCGTCGTGAGCGTCGACACATCGCGGCCCGCGTTTCGCAGCGCCAAGGGTGCGTTGGGGGATCTGCGTCAGATCACCATGATCTGTGGATCGGTGCGCAACGCGATGCGCGACTTGGGAGAGGCCGATGTCGCGGTGCTGGACCCGCCCCGGGCGGGTGCCGGCCGCGAGATCATCGAGAAGATCGCCGCGGCCAACGTTCCAAGGGTTATCCATATCGGTTGTGAGGCAGCGGCATTCGCGCGTGACGTGGGTCTGTATCTGCAGCGTGGATACCAGGTGCGTGAGCTACGGGTGTTCGACGCCTTCCCGCTGACGCATCACATCGAAAGCTTCGCGCTGCTCACCCGGTGA
- a CDS encoding nitroreductase family deazaflavin-dependent oxidoreductase, protein MNKLVRAFHRLGVPTGPAMVLTVPGRKTGQPRPTPITPFEMDGHLFAVGGYPGSDWARNATAAGAGTLTRRRRVQHVRISTVPPETARRALREFALQVPVGVRFAKSAGLVRHGTPEEFEALAGTLSVLRFDPD, encoded by the coding sequence ATGAACAAGCTGGTGCGGGCATTTCACCGCCTCGGCGTCCCCACCGGCCCGGCCATGGTGCTCACCGTCCCCGGCAGAAAAACCGGCCAACCACGCCCCACGCCGATCACCCCCTTCGAGATGGATGGTCACCTTTTCGCCGTCGGCGGCTACCCGGGCTCGGACTGGGCCCGGAACGCAACCGCCGCCGGCGCCGGAACGCTCACCCGACGACGTCGTGTCCAGCACGTCAGGATCAGCACCGTGCCTCCTGAGACGGCCCGGCGTGCACTGCGGGAATTCGCACTGCAAGTCCCGGTGGGCGTGCGGTTCGCCAAGAGCGCGGGGCTGGTGCGCCACGGCACCCCGGAAGAGTTCGAGGCCCTGGCGGGAACGTTGTCGGTCCTTCGGTTCGACCCGGATTAG
- a CDS encoding potassium channel family protein, with protein MKVAIGGAGAVGRSIARELIESRHEVTLLERNPEHIDPEAVPEAQWRLGDACEISLLEAEELHTFDVVIAATGDDKANLVLSLLAKTEFAVARVVARVNDPRNEWLFDDAWGVDVAVSTPRMLASLVEEAVAVGDVVRLMEFRKGQANLVEITLPDDTPWGGKPVRKLELPRDAVLVAILRGSRVIAAQPDEPLEGGDELILVATADIEDELHRAVLPE; from the coding sequence ATGAAGGTCGCCATCGGAGGAGCCGGTGCCGTCGGGCGTTCGATCGCCCGCGAGCTCATCGAGAGCCGTCACGAGGTCACCCTGCTGGAACGCAACCCCGAGCACATCGATCCGGAGGCGGTACCCGAGGCGCAGTGGCGTCTGGGCGACGCCTGTGAGATCAGCCTGTTGGAGGCCGAGGAGCTGCACACCTTTGATGTGGTGATCGCGGCGACCGGTGACGACAAGGCCAACCTGGTGCTGAGTCTGCTGGCCAAAACCGAGTTCGCGGTCGCGCGTGTCGTGGCCCGGGTGAACGATCCCCGCAACGAGTGGCTGTTCGACGATGCCTGGGGCGTGGACGTCGCGGTGTCGACACCCCGAATGCTGGCATCCCTGGTCGAGGAGGCCGTCGCGGTGGGCGACGTGGTGCGGCTCATGGAGTTCCGCAAGGGACAAGCGAACCTGGTGGAGATCACACTGCCAGACGACACCCCGTGGGGCGGTAAGCCGGTGCGCAAGCTCGAACTCCCCCGCGACGCGGTACTGGTGGCGATCCTGCGCGGATCGCGCGTCATCGCGGCGCAGCCCGACGAACCGCTTGAGGGCGGCGACGAGCTGATCCTGGTGGCCACCGCCGATATCGAGGACGAGCTACACCGGGCCGTGCTGCCCGAGTAA
- a CDS encoding APC family permease: MSTLSKLSTAARRLVIGRPFRSDSLGHTLLPKRIALPVFASDALSSVAYAPEEIFLVLSVAGMSAYAMTPWIGLAVAAVMMVVVASYRQNVHAYPSGGGDYEVVTTNLGPTAGLTVGSALLVDYVLTVAVSMSSAMSNIGSAIPLVAQHKVTFAVVAIVILMSMNLRGVRESGAAFAIPTYAFMIGMYLMLGWGLFQIYVLGTPLKAESASFEMHGEGTGIMGFALVFLVARAFSSGCAALTGVEAISNGVPAFRKPKSRNAATTLLLLGGIAITLFMGIILLAERTGAKIAEDPAQQLVGAPADYHQKTLVAQLAEAVFGDFKIGFLFITVVTALILVLAANTAFNGFPVLGSILAQDRYLPRQLHTRGDRLAFSNGIIFLSAVAILFVVAFKAEVTALIQLYIVGVFVSFTLSQIGMVRHWTRLLTTETDPAVRGKMIRSRIINTIGFIMTGTVLLVVLVTKFLAGAWIAILAMGLLFVLMKMIHKHYNTVARELDNHEGEVVLPSRTHAVVLVSKVHQPTLRALAYARATRPDVLEAVTVSVDDRDTRELVREWETSDISTPLKVIASPYREITRPILDYVKRISKEAPRTVVCIFIPEYVVGHWWEQVLHNQSALRLKGRLLFVPNVMVTSVPWQLDSSERRRELDGQFAPGDSRRGFDA, from the coding sequence GTGTCTACGCTTTCCAAGCTGTCTACGGCGGCTCGGCGCCTGGTAATCGGCCGACCGTTTCGCAGTGACAGTCTTGGCCATACCCTGCTGCCGAAGCGCATCGCGCTGCCGGTTTTCGCCTCCGACGCGCTGTCCTCGGTGGCATATGCGCCCGAGGAAATCTTCCTGGTGCTCTCCGTCGCGGGAATGTCCGCCTATGCGATGACGCCCTGGATCGGCCTCGCCGTCGCCGCGGTGATGATGGTGGTGGTCGCCAGTTATCGGCAGAACGTGCACGCCTATCCCTCCGGCGGCGGCGACTACGAGGTGGTCACCACCAATCTCGGGCCCACCGCGGGTCTGACCGTGGGCAGCGCGCTGCTGGTGGACTACGTGTTGACCGTTGCGGTTTCCATGTCATCCGCGATGTCCAACATCGGCTCGGCGATTCCGCTTGTCGCCCAGCACAAAGTGACGTTCGCGGTCGTCGCCATCGTGATCCTGATGTCGATGAATCTGCGTGGTGTGCGCGAATCGGGTGCCGCGTTCGCGATTCCCACATACGCCTTCATGATCGGCATGTATCTCATGCTGGGCTGGGGGCTGTTCCAGATCTACGTGCTCGGCACCCCGCTGAAGGCGGAATCGGCGTCCTTCGAAATGCATGGCGAAGGCACCGGCATCATGGGCTTCGCGCTGGTCTTCCTTGTCGCGCGGGCCTTCTCGTCGGGTTGTGCCGCGCTGACCGGTGTGGAAGCGATCAGCAACGGTGTGCCCGCTTTCCGGAAACCGAAGTCACGCAACGCGGCCACCACGCTGCTGCTCCTGGGCGGCATAGCCATCACGCTGTTCATGGGCATCATCCTGCTGGCCGAGCGCACCGGCGCGAAGATCGCCGAAGATCCGGCCCAGCAGCTGGTGGGTGCCCCCGCCGATTATCACCAGAAGACCCTGGTCGCGCAGCTGGCCGAGGCAGTGTTCGGAGACTTCAAGATCGGCTTCCTCTTCATCACCGTGGTGACCGCCCTCATCCTGGTGCTGGCCGCGAACACCGCCTTCAACGGCTTCCCGGTGCTCGGATCGATTCTGGCGCAGGACCGCTACCTGCCCCGGCAGCTGCACACCCGCGGCGACCGGTTGGCGTTCTCCAACGGCATCATCTTCCTGTCCGCCGTTGCGATCCTGTTCGTGGTGGCCTTCAAGGCCGAGGTGACCGCCCTCATCCAGTTGTACATCGTCGGTGTCTTCGTGTCCTTCACCCTCAGCCAGATCGGCATGGTGCGGCACTGGACTCGGCTGCTCACCACCGAGACCGACCCGGCGGTACGCGGCAAGATGATCCGCTCGCGCATCATCAACACCATCGGCTTCATCATGACCGGCACGGTGCTGTTGGTCGTCCTCGTGACCAAATTCCTTGCCGGAGCATGGATCGCGATCTTGGCGATGGGCCTGCTGTTCGTGCTCATGAAGATGATTCACAAGCACTACAACACAGTGGCCCGCGAGCTGGACAACCACGAGGGAGAAGTGGTGCTGCCCAGCCGCACCCACGCCGTCGTGCTCGTCTCCAAGGTGCATCAGCCGACGCTGCGCGCCCTCGCATATGCCCGGGCCACCCGTCCCGACGTGCTGGAAGCGGTGACCGTCAGCGTCGACGACCGGGATACCCGCGAGCTTGTCCGGGAATGGGAGACAAGCGATATCAGCACACCGCTGAAGGTGATCGCCTCGCCGTATCGCGAAATCACCCGGCCCATACTCGATTACGTGAAGCGCATCAGCAAGGAAGCGCCGCGCACCGTCGTCTGTATATTCATCCCCGAGTACGTGGTGGGACATTGGTGGGAGCAGGTGCTGCACAACCAGAGTGCGCTGCGGCTCAAGGGACGTCTGCTGTTCGTTCCCAATGTCATGGTCACATCCGTTCCTTGGCAACTCGATTCGTCTGAACGCCGCCGCGAGCTCGACGGGCAGTTCGCGCCGGGTGACTCGCGGCGCGGGTTCGACGCGTGA
- the sigI gene encoding RNA polymerase sigma factor SigI → MSSSSTHDALVTAAWRDHYPYLVNLAYQMLGDVGDAEDAAQEAFVRLARADDEQIDEPRAWLSVVTGRLCLDQLRSARMRREQAGAAPMVESAVPLHGSASADPADRVTLDDEVRGALFEVLRSLSPGERVAFVLHDVFGVPFEEIASTVGRPVGTCRQLARRARARFQQSASRAGAVTGAEHQRLIEKFVTACANGDLTGLMAVLDPGVWGVGTVIGDPAPPPQVNRGRTDVATNLLMYLGHGATLVGGPFGQPVLLAFAQRRLFAVVTLTVRDGLVLKIEATADPAARGL, encoded by the coding sequence ATGAGCTCCTCGTCCACCCACGACGCGCTGGTGACCGCGGCCTGGCGTGACCACTATCCGTACCTGGTCAACCTGGCCTATCAGATGCTCGGGGATGTCGGGGACGCCGAAGACGCGGCCCAAGAGGCGTTCGTGCGGCTGGCACGCGCCGACGACGAACAGATCGATGAACCGCGCGCCTGGCTGTCGGTGGTGACGGGCCGGTTGTGCCTGGATCAGTTGCGCTCGGCGCGGATGCGCCGCGAGCAGGCTGGCGCCGCACCGATGGTGGAATCTGCTGTGCCGCTGCATGGATCGGCAAGCGCGGATCCCGCCGACCGGGTCACCCTGGATGACGAGGTGCGCGGTGCCCTCTTTGAGGTGCTTCGCTCGCTGAGCCCCGGCGAGCGCGTGGCGTTCGTTCTACACGACGTGTTCGGGGTTCCGTTCGAAGAGATCGCCTCGACGGTGGGTCGTCCGGTGGGGACCTGCCGCCAACTCGCGCGGCGTGCGCGCGCCCGGTTTCAGCAGTCCGCATCGCGGGCCGGAGCTGTCACCGGTGCCGAGCATCAACGGCTGATCGAAAAGTTCGTCACCGCATGCGCCAACGGAGACCTCACCGGGTTGATGGCGGTGCTGGACCCCGGCGTCTGGGGAGTGGGCACCGTTATCGGCGATCCCGCACCGCCGCCGCAGGTCAACCGTGGACGCACGGATGTCGCCACCAACCTGCTGATGTACCTCGGTCACGGTGCCACGTTGGTGGGCGGGCCGTTCGGGCAGCCGGTCCTGTTGGCCTTCGCGCAGCGCAGGCTCTTCGCGGTGGTCACCCTCACGGTGCGCGATGGTCTGGTGCTCAAGATCGAGGCAACCGCCGACCCTGCCGCACGCGGGCTGTGA